The DNA segment GTGACAGGGATTCTCAGTGCCTGAGGCTGCTGAGGCTTAACAGTGATGCCCTGAATCTGCGCCTGCTCAGGGGTGATGTGGATCCCCAATGCCTGGGCTTGCTGAGGGGTAAAGACGATGCCCTGAGGGGTGGCAGGGACCCCCAAATCCTGGGTCAGCTGAGGGGTGAGAGTCAGACCTTGAGCTTCAGCCTGCTGAGGGGTGATAGGAATCCCTAGTGCCTGAGCCTGTTGAGGGGTGAGAGAAACCCCCACTTCCTGGATATGCTGCAGGGTGACTGAAATCCCCAGTGCCTGGGCCTGCTGAGGGGTGAGAGAAGAACCTACTTTTTGGATTTGCTGAAGGGTGACAGGTATCCCAAGTGCCTGGGCCTGCTGAGGGGTGAGAGTGATCCCTGGTGCCTGAGCTTGTTCATTGGTGAGAGTAATCCCCAGTGCCTGGGCCTGCTGAGGGGTGAGAGTGATCCCTGGTGCCTGAGCTTGTTCAGGGGTGAGAGTGATCCCCAGTGCCTGGGCCTGCTGAGGGGTGAGAGTgatccctggagcctgagcttGTTCATTGGTGAGAGTAATCCCCAGTGCCTGGGCCTGCTGAGGGGTGAGAGTGATCCCTGGTGCCTGAGCTTGTTCAGGGGTGAGAGTGATCCCCAGTGCCTGGGCCTGCTGATAGGTGAGAGTgatccctggagcctgagcttGTTCATTGGTGAGAGTAATCCCAAGTGCCTGGGCCTGCTGAGGGTTGAGAGTGATCCCTGGTGCCTGAGCTTGTTCATTGGTGAGAGTAATCCCCAGTGCCTGGGCCTGCTGAGGGGTGAGAGTgatccctggagcctgagcttGTTCATTGGTGAGAGTAATCCCCAGTGCCTGGGCCTGCTGAGGGGTGAGAGTGATCCCTGGTGCCTGAGCTTGTTCAGGGGCGAGAGTGATCCCCAGTGCCTGGGCCTGCTGAGGGGTGAGAGTgatccctggagcctgagcttGTTCATTGGTGAGAGTAATCCCCAGTGCCTGGGCCTGCTGAGGGGTGAGAGTGATCCCTGGTGCCTGAGCTTGTTCAGGGGTGAGAGTGATCCCCAGTGCCTGGGCCTGCTGAGGGGTGAGAGTgatccctggagcctgagcttGTTCATTGGTGAGAGTAATCCCAAGTGCCTGGGCCTGCTGAGGGTTGAGAGCGATCCCTGGTGCCTGAGCTTGTTCATTGGTGAGAGTAATCCCCAGTGCCTGGGCCTGCTGAGGGGTGAGAGTgatccctggagcctgagcttGTTCATTGGTGAGAGTAATCCCCAGTGCCTGGGCCTGCTGAGGGGTGAGAGTGATCCCTGGTGCCTGAGCTTGTTCATTGGTGAGAGTGATCCCCAGTGCCTGGGCCTGCTGAGGGGTGAGAGTGATCCCTGGTGCCTGAGCTTGTTCAGGGGCGAGAGTGATCCCCAGTGCCTGGGCCTGCTGAGGGGTGAGAGTgatccctggagcctgagcttGTTCAGGGGTGAGAGTGATCCCAAGTGCTTGGGCCTGCTGAGGGGTAAGAGTGAGGCCCTGAGCTTGAGCCTGCTGAGGGATGCCAGGAATCCCCAGTGCCTGAGCCTGTTGAGGGGTGAGAGAAGCACCTACTTCTTGAATTTGCTGAAGGGTGACAGGTATCCCCAGTGCCTGGGCCTGCTGAGGGGTGAGAGTGATCCCTGGTGCCTGAGCTTGTTCAGGGGCGAGAGTGATCCCCAGGGCCTGGGCCTGCTGAGGGGTGAGAGTgatccctggagcctgagcttGTTCAGGGGTGAGAGTGATCCCAAGTGCCTGGGCCTGCTGAGGGGTGAGAGTGATCCCTGGTGCCTGAGCTTGTTCAGGGGCGAGAGTGATCCCCAGGGCCTGGGCCTGCTGAGGGGTGAGAGTgatccctggagcctgagcttGTTCAGGGGTGAGAGTGATCCCAAGTGCTTGGGCCTGCTGAGGGGTAAGAGTGAGGCCCTGAGCTTGAGCCTGCTGAGGGATGCCAGGAATCCCCAGTGCCTGAGCCTGTTGAGGGGTGAGAGAAGCACCTACTTCTTGAATTTGCTGAAGGGTGACAGGTATCTCCAGTGCCTGGGCCTGCTGAGGGGTGAGAGTGATCCCTGGTGCCTGAGCTTGTTCAGGGGCGAGAGTGATCCCCAGTGCCTGGGCCTGCTGAGGGGTGAGAGTgatccctggagcctgagcttGTTCAGGGGCGAGAGTGATCCCCAGTGCCTGGGCTTGCTGAGGGGTGAAAGTGATCCCTGGTGCCTGAGCTTGTTCAGGGGTGAGAGTGATCCCAAGTGCTTGGGCCTGCTGAGGGGTAAGAGTGAGGCCCTGAGCTTGAGCCTGCTGAGGGATGCCAGGAATCCCCAGTGCCTGAGCCTGTTGAGGGGTGAGAGAAGCACCTACTTCTTGAATTTGCTGAAGGGTGACAGGTATCCCCAGTGCCTGGGCCTGCTGAGGGGTGAGAGAAATCCGTACTTCCTGGATCTGCTGAGGGGTGACAGGAATCCCCAGTGCCAGGACCTGCTGAGGGGTGAGAGTGATCCCTGGTGCCTGAGCCTCTTCAGGGGTGAAAATGATCCCCAGTGCCTGGGCCTGTTGAGGGATGAGAGTGATCCCTGGTGCCTGAGCTTGTTCAGGGGTGAGAGTGACTCCCAAGGCCTTGACCTGCTGAGGGGTGAGCGTGATGCCCTGAGCTTGAGCTTGCTGAGGGGTAACAGGAATCCCCAGAGCCTGGGCCTGCTCTGCACTGAGAGCCACTCCCAAACCCCGAGGCATCTTAGGAGTAGTAGTTTCCCCCAACGCCTGAACCTGATTAAAGCTGTCCATGGTTTCCAGTGCCTTGGCCTCTTCAGAAGTGAGGTCAATTTCCATTGCTTGGGCAAGCCTAGAGGTAAGAGTGATGGACTTTGCAAGAGACGCTCCAGGAACAGAAGAGGGTCCACGTGAGGAGGACTGTGTGGAAATGGGAGTAGTGATTGCAATGGGATGCTTTCCTTCAGCCAGATCCCCTAATTTCTTAGGATTCCCAATGAAATCTTTTCTTTGGTGTGTCTGCGGCATGTCTTTCTGTGTGCTCTCCCACCTGTGAGACAATGTGATTGAAGTCTGACTGAGCACCTCTTCTAGTTGTTCGTATGTCTTCATCTCCTTTGCGGTTTTTTGCTTCTGACTTTCATAGTCCCCTACCTTTCTCCTTGCCTTctgctgcttctctctctccaaaCTGCTTTCTTGCTCCAGATGTCTCACTTCCTTCTGAACCTGCATCGTCGTCTGctgtcctttctcctcctccagagGCACACCTTgctgtttcattttttgtttccatGCTTCCAACTGCTGCTGCTTTGACTTCTGAtacccttctctctcctcttctctttgcttttgcttctcatCTGACTCAATCTGCTTTTGTATCTTGTGTTTTTGCTGTCCCTTCCACACCTCTTCTTCCTGCcactgtttctctttctgttgcCCTTGCTTTCCCTCCTTCACTGGGAGCCatgcctcttccttctccaaattctTATTTATCATCTCAAACCTCCTTTTTTCTAGctcttgtttttccttctctttatagTCTGTCCCTACTGTTGAGGCTTCTGGAACAttcctttcactttctatttcgGTCAAGATCATTCGTATTAAATTGTCAGTTAGTGGGTCAAGCCTCTCCTGTGAAATTAAGGTGCTAATTTCTGACTTTGCACTAGTTGGTTCCTGAGAATGCCGTTCTGGCATAAATGAGActgcttttttttgtttcaaaGGTTTCTCTCCAATTCGTCCTtcattttttatatctttgtatTTCCTTAAGATTTTTGTCAGAGTTTCAGCCACTTTTTGGAAATATTCCTCCATTTTTGCCTTTATGATTCCTAATTTCTCAACTTCTGATCTTTTTAATAATAACTCTTCTTTTGACACAGTCTTTTTATCCAAGGGCTTTCCTATGTTATCAATTTTCTCTTTAAGGAATGACACTACGGCTTTCTGAAATTCTTCTAGGTTACTCTGCTCACTTTCGCCATCTGGAATACCTGATTTAGCAAGTTCAAGAGACTTAAATTTCTTCGTGAAGACTGACACATCTTTCTcttcagatttttcttcttttcttgtagtGCTTCCTGGAGAGATacgctgtttctttccttttattttctcagaggAATGATCAAGTTTGCTCAACCTGGATGGCTCTGGTGTACTACTCATCTCATTTCTGCCATCTTTGCCCATTGACTCAGTGGTGAGCTCCTCTTTATTCTCTGAAGAAGTTTGACTTTTACTCTGTGAATGTTCGGACTTAGCCTCCCTGCGTTGTTCCAGTATACCACTTGTTCCACTTTTACCACCTTGGCTCTTGTCAGAAGggaaatcagaaggaaaatgtTGACTTTTTGATTCAGTGAGTGACTTTGATTTGGTTTCAGGAaaggattttgtttcttttctcttcttatcCAGTGCTTGTAATTCTAAGTGGTGATCGAGTTTGGTCCCTGTGACTTTCTGTTTACCTTTATTATCATTCACATTCGATTCAGAGGTCTCCTGCCCAGACGGGCCTTTTGTAtgcttttttttctgtgactGGAACTCGTCAGCCCCATCTTTCTGAAAGGCACCACCTTTCTTCACTGATACCGTATCTTCAGTGATCTCTCCAGAAGATTTTTTCTGCTGGCCAGTTAAATCTGGAGTTGTTTCACCTTGGGCTGCATATACATGAGTTGAGTCCCACTTGATCCCCAAGCCTTTGGTCCCTTTTTTGGGGGCCTCATCTACCATGTTTTCAAATTCTTTGGCCAAAATACTGTCTAAACTGTTTTCTGTGTCAGCTTGGCTAATGGCTGATTGTGGAGAAGGCTCAGGTAACACTTTCTGTGTTGATGTGGGCAATGCTTGTTGCTCTGCAACTTTGGATCGAATAAGGTGTtcatatttttcttctgcttctcgAAGTTTTTGCTGaagcatttcatttcttttactgaGATCTTGTATGATCTTCAGGGAAATCTCTTGTTCTCTTTCAACTGTCTCACTTGCATATATATCAGAAGTATGGAGGTTAATAGCTTTCACTTCATCATTTAGTGTACTCAAAGCTTTAGAAAGGTTTACTGTTGTTGATGATATATATTTAATAGcattgttttccagtttattgaACATTGCAGTACCTATGAGTTCCTGAAGCATATCTTGGATTTCTGACACCTTTGTTTTTGTGGCAAATTGATCACTAATCATCTGATCTGGTCTTAAAGCATGAGCTGTTGCAGGTCGCTTTATAACTCTTTCTTTCCATGATTTCCATAGAGAACTTCTAGatgctagaagaaaaaaaagcataaaacataAATGAGATTGCATTTCTCCTTTTGTGCTGTGCTCTAAGTTTAAGACTAAGGAATTTAGCCCAAATAAACAGATAGATATAGAATGAAGTTTCATTAGGGAAGTTTGGCCCCAaaataaatagcattattttcaaaagaatgacTCTCTCCCCACAATTATTTAGAAGTTCTTCTTCCAGAGTTTAGGAGAAGAACTCAGCTGTGACCTCAATTTACTTTAGGTTACAATTTTGAGATTAGATTAGGATGAATATCaaaattttcctttggttttatgcTTGgtgctttccattttctttaatgGGTTCCTaacttctttttccccttttctgaGTCAAAGCTAACCTTAGTTGTTTCAGAAGGATCACAAAAAATAGAAGGCAAACATTTGAAGGGATTTCCAAAATGGTTGAATAAGAAACTCAGCAAATTTTTCCCAAAAGAGCAAGAAAAAAGCTGAGCAAAATTGCCAAAAACAACCATTTTAGGACTTTGGAAACTGACTAGAGGCATACAACAGATTGAGAAGGATTAGTTCAAGAAAAACTTGCTGTGATGTTTTAGCTTGTAGCTGTTTCCATCTCCAACTCCCTAGCCCTATGGCCTGGTATAGGTTCTACAGGAGTGAAACAGGCTGTGAAGACTGACAACTCTGCTGCCTGAGGGGGTTGATTTGATCTGGAGCAATgcaacattttaacaatactacTTTAACCCATAAACAGATTCATTAGCAAAGAGTATAAGCCTTACTAGATCAATCTGGATTAATTGATGATCGACTGATCATTGACTGACCACTAAGCTATGCTGAACCAAAAGTAACCcctaaaattcaggcttaaaaataaaaacaggggtttccttggcagtccagtggttaagactcctctggtgggtttgatccctgatcagggaactaagatcccacaagccttgaggTAAAAAAACCAGAATGTAAAACAATAGAAGCAATACTGCatcagattcaataaagactttaaaaattgtccacattaaaaaaaaaaaaaacttaaagaaaaccAAGTGGAAAAATTGGAGTTGAATAGTACAATAAcggaaatgaaaaattcaccaaAAAGGCTTAACAGCACACGTGAGTTGACAGAAGAAAATAACCAGCAAACCTAATGCTAGATTACTAGAGACTGTCTAATCTGAAgaacagggaggaaaaaacaataaagaaaaatgcaaaggcTCAGAGATTTGTGGGATACCATCAAGCATACCAGTGTACAAGCAATAGAGTTCCCAGAAGGAGAGGGGTatttaaaatatctgaagagaggacttctctgtgatccagtggctaagactctattctcccaatgcaagggacctgggtttgatcccttgtcagggaacaagatcctacattccgcaactaagagtttgcatgctgcaaccaaagatACCCCATGCGCCAGTGAAGATTgaagaccccatgtgctgcaactaagacccaccacagtcaaattttaaaaatatataaataaaaatacttttaaaatatatttgaagaaataatggacaAATGATTCCAAATTTGTGGAAAAACATTAATCTACACATTCAAGAAGCTCAGCAAATTCTAAGTGGGATAAACACAGAAAGAGCCATACCTGGAACATCATAGTCAAACTGTTGAAAGCAGACAAAATAagaatctttaaaacaaaaagaaaaaaataactcaacAATCAAAGGAGACTCAGAACAGAGGAACCACAGGAAATTTAGTAGGTTACTTCTTACTGGAAACGATGGAGGCAGAAGTCAGggaatgatatattcaaagtgctgaaagaataacgtgtgtgtgtgttagtcgctcagtagtgtctgactctttgcgaccccttggactatagcccaggatcttctgtctatggaattctccaggcaagattactggactgggttgccatttctttccaagAATTTCATATCCAGCAAAATTCTTCTTCAAAAATAGCTACCAAACTTGATGCTATATTACTAGAAGGTAATACATCATTCCCTGAAATAACACTCTTCCCAAAGTACACACATGTACAACTctcatgttgttcagtcgctaagtctgtccaactctttgccatcccatgaaccgcagcacaccaggcttccctgtccttcactatctcctgaaatttgttcagactcatgttcatAGGGTCGATGAtgccaccaaccatctcatcttctgtcaccacccccttctctacctgccctcaatctttcccagcatcagggtcttttccagtgagtcgggtctttatatcaggtggccaaagtactggggcttcagcttcaaaatcagcacttccaatgaatattcaggactgatttcctttaggacttactggtttgatcttgtagtccaagggactctcaacagtcttctccagcaccataattcgaaagcatctaattcttcggcattcagccttctttatggtccaccgctcacatctgtacatgactactgaaaataccatagctttgactaggcagacctatgtcagcaaagtgatgtctctgctttttaatatgctgtctaggttcgtcatagctttgcttccaaagagaaaacatcttttaatttcgtggtgtgcagtcaccatctgctgtgattttggagcccaagaaaataaaatctgtcactttttttttaattcttttttcattttgacatttgcattttcacacaaagaaataaagagcagTAGTATATGTAGGTAAATAAAAAcacagcaaaaatatttttttctttttcctcttgtaGTTAACTAAAAGACAAGCATATAAAACACTAATTATAAAGCTATATTGTTGGGCTTAAATATGTAGTGTACATGGAAAAGCacagaggagaggaagagggtggaacTATTGGAGCAAAGATTCTATATTTCACTGGAATTAAGTTAGTACCAATCTGGAAAAGATTgtgataatttaaaatgtatactgCAATTCCTATAACTACCACTAAGAAAATGTAAGAAGAAGTGGAATTAAAAGGTACGCTAGAAAATACCTATTTAACACAGAGGCaaga comes from the Bubalus kerabau isolate K-KA32 ecotype Philippines breed swamp buffalo chromosome 1, PCC_UOA_SB_1v2, whole genome shotgun sequence genome and includes:
- the FAM186A gene encoding protein FAM186A → MSTEKNDENEAEKETFDFTKMYKSVLERSEVPNIEIPFAVQDVISRIEQAQLQRAREYLNMQLADIMQNVKCIINRYTANENMHAGRKISLIEHKKWRGSLLEEIVACAKTAEIKDKTLAYILAWLEEWNVTLSEITAIDIEEHHHCLAQMEMLPETFKAIESNVKILSRISMFLLEEKKKQKKKTASRSSLWKSWKERVIKRPATAHALRPDQMISDQFATKTKVSEIQDMLQELIGTAMFNKLENNAIKYISSTTVNLSKALSTLNDEVKAINLHTSDIYASETVEREQEISLKIIQDLSKRNEMLQQKLREAEEKYEHLIRSKVAEQQALPTSTQKVLPEPSPQSAISQADTENSLDSILAKEFENMVDEAPKKGTKGLGIKWDSTHVYAAQGETTPDLTGQQKKSSGEITEDTVSVKKGGAFQKDGADEFQSQKKKHTKGPSGQETSESNVNDNKGKQKVTGTKLDHHLELQALDKKRKETKSFPETKSKSLTESKSQHFPSDFPSDKSQGGKSGTSGILEQRREAKSEHSQSKSQTSSENKEELTTESMGKDGRNEMSSTPEPSRLSKLDHSSEKIKGKKQRISPGSTTRKEEKSEEKDVSVFTKKFKSLELAKSGIPDGESEQSNLEEFQKAVVSFLKEKIDNIGKPLDKKTVSKEELLLKRSEVEKLGIIKAKMEEYFQKVAETLTKILRKYKDIKNEGRIGEKPLKQKKAVSFMPERHSQEPTSAKSEISTLISQERLDPLTDNLIRMILTEIESERNVPEASTVGTDYKEKEKQELEKRRFEMINKNLEKEEAWLPVKEGKQGQQKEKQWQEEEVWKGQQKHKIQKQIESDEKQKQREEEREGYQKSKQQQLEAWKQKMKQQGVPLEEEKGQQTTMQVQKEVRHLEQESSLEREKQQKARRKVGDYESQKQKTAKEMKTYEQLEEVLSQTSITLSHRWESTQKDMPQTHQRKDFIGNPKKLGDLAEGKHPIAITTPISTQSSSRGPSSVPGQVLALGIPVTPQQIQEVRISLTPQQAQALGIPVTLQQIQEVGASLTPQQAQALGIPGIPQQAQAQGLTLTPQQAQALGITLTPEQAQAPGITFTPQQAQALGITLAPEQAQAPGITLTPQQAQALGITLAPEQAQAPGITLTPQQAQALEIPVTLQQIQEVGASLTPQQAQALGIPGIPQQAQAQGLTLTPQQAQALGITLTPEQAQAPGITLTPQQAQALGITLAPEQAQAPGITLTPQQAQALGITLTPEQAQAPGITLTPQQAQALGITLAPEQAQAPGITLTPQQAQALGIPVTLQQIQEVGASLTPQQAQALGIPGIPQQAQAQGLTLTPQQAQALGITLTPEQAQAPGITLTPQQAQALGITLAPEQAQAPGITLTPQQAQALGITLTNEQAQAPGITLTPQQAQAPGITLTPQQAQALGITLTPEQAQAPGITLTPQQAQALGITLTNEQAQAPGITLTPQQAQALGITLAPEQAQAPGITLTPQQAQALGITLTNEQAQAPGITLTPQQAQALGITLTPEQAQAPGITLTPQQAQALGITLTNEQAQAPGITLTPQQAQALGITLTPEQAQAPGITLTPQQAQALGITLTNEQAQAPGITLTPQQAQALGIPVTLQQAHEQFAELGVPLTSDKVYTLEYPHIPEQIQPVEAPFTPGEAWSLGITVRSVQDLTSRTLLIKEQPLSPWARPPSGHTLKTGISSITDKSVTKHAPHTSKESPVSSAGTAEKSPIFEVPSTPLRISRFPLKQAPSEKFLGMRISSDPGKPLAPQTSPSSRQTPVSKDLSTSVPFPTPVPCPISGLSPTPQQPLEPEALLSSRQFFISRDSMTPQSPLILKPLLDLRQPLISGVPVTSAQIPHIWAPLSPWKHLVPGTSSIPQELLKSRPLTLSEQFQASHTFATRKQSPGLQAPSTLRQHLPPRTLPGQASPLWVSPTPGRPLTPLTPSTPEKPQKGLSSAVSEKRKKRLSIISSLRLKSVSVHPSAPSFKVIQDPFTTKKFQTAEVSDTSEEIQIPKDPSAVKRFRMFKSHLTDYKTPVSQALYVDEGTLPATLIKPVTPLPSLITTQLLKIRQSSPSEWDQKSQLPPINKPWVLTSVSDTKQPKMMVPTSYPQELKEQNYFVDVEAQRKNLILLNQATKSSILPSQLHTEARNLIIETFHTDKVRLGYLFRKYNAYRLIQRARNNIIKRLQAIQITGRSYETKNLYIMLKRIDDYQKKMMQIWTEKQNSLEQKRNQCLRKMMYLFSQLQETYKLNLDQPIPLVIEKKQKPASTKSVQQPCPKLLKEDNRKYNILNKFRKDDQLQSIWNADLSTSSYPITEKTSMHSLWAQLGGYPDIPMLLQLDVQSAFKRSLTCIQSRFKKIPR